The following coding sequences lie in one Actinopolymorpha sp. NPDC004070 genomic window:
- a CDS encoding glycine--tRNA ligase: MPADRLDTLVSLCKRRGFVFPCGEIYGGTRSAWDYGPLGVELKENLKRQWWRTMVRTRGDVVGLDSSVILPRAVWEASGHVEAFVDPLTECQSCHRRFRADHLEEAFAAKHDRPPADISELGCPACGTKGALTEPRLFNGLLRTHLGPVESAEGMHFLRPETAQGIFVNFAQVMASARRRPPFGIAQIGKSFRNEITPGNFIFRTREFEQMEMEFFVRPGTDEEWHDYWLANRWEWYTDLGISPDNLRFYEHPKEKLSHYSKRTVDIEYRFGFGGKEFDELEGVANRTDFDLTTHARASGADLSYFDQDKGERWTPYVIEPAAGVGRSMAAFLLDAYTEDEAPNAKGKLERRTVLRLDRRLAPVKAAVLPLSRNADLSPQARRLADQLRQSWNVEFDDAGAIGRRYRRQDEIGTPYCVTVDFETLEDHCVTVRERDSMTQERVSLDGVEAYLAARLVGC, encoded by the coding sequence GTGCCAGCCGATCGCCTCGACACCCTCGTCAGCCTCTGCAAGCGCCGCGGCTTCGTCTTCCCCTGCGGGGAGATCTACGGCGGCACGCGTTCGGCCTGGGACTACGGCCCGCTCGGAGTGGAGCTGAAGGAGAACCTCAAGCGCCAGTGGTGGCGGACGATGGTGCGCACCCGCGGAGACGTGGTGGGCCTGGACTCCTCGGTGATCCTGCCGCGGGCGGTGTGGGAGGCCTCCGGTCACGTCGAGGCGTTCGTCGACCCGCTGACCGAGTGCCAGAGCTGCCATCGCAGGTTCCGGGCCGACCACCTGGAGGAGGCCTTCGCAGCGAAGCACGACCGGCCGCCCGCCGACATCAGCGAGCTCGGCTGCCCGGCCTGCGGCACCAAGGGCGCGCTCACCGAGCCGCGGTTGTTCAACGGCCTGCTGCGCACGCACCTCGGACCGGTGGAGAGCGCGGAGGGCATGCACTTCCTGCGGCCGGAGACCGCACAGGGCATCTTCGTCAACTTCGCCCAGGTGATGGCCTCCGCGCGTCGCCGGCCGCCGTTCGGCATCGCGCAGATCGGCAAGAGCTTCCGCAACGAGATCACCCCCGGCAACTTCATCTTCCGCACCCGCGAGTTCGAGCAGATGGAGATGGAGTTCTTCGTCCGGCCGGGCACCGACGAGGAGTGGCACGACTACTGGCTGGCCAACCGCTGGGAGTGGTACACCGACCTCGGCATCTCCCCGGACAACCTGCGCTTCTACGAACACCCCAAGGAGAAGCTCTCCCACTACTCCAAGCGCACCGTCGACATCGAGTACCGCTTCGGCTTCGGCGGCAAGGAGTTCGACGAGCTCGAGGGCGTGGCCAACCGCACCGACTTCGACCTCACCACACACGCCCGGGCCTCCGGTGCCGACCTGTCCTACTTCGACCAGGACAAGGGCGAGCGCTGGACGCCGTACGTCATCGAGCCGGCCGCCGGCGTGGGCCGGTCGATGGCGGCGTTCCTGCTGGACGCCTACACCGAGGACGAGGCGCCGAACGCCAAGGGGAAGCTCGAACGCCGCACCGTCCTGCGGCTGGACCGCCGCCTCGCTCCGGTGAAGGCGGCCGTGCTGCCGCTGTCCCGCAACGCCGACCTGTCACCGCAGGCACGCAGGCTCGCCGACCAGTTGCGCCAGTCGTGGAACGTCGAGTTCGACGACGCCGGCGCGATCGGGCGGAGGTACCGTCGGCAGGACGAAATCGGTACGCCGTACTGTGTGACGGTCGACTTCGAGACGTTGGAGGACCACTGCGTGACGGTACGTGAGCGCGACTCGATGACGCAGGAACGCGTCTCCCTCGACGGTGTGGAGGCCTACCTCGCGGCACGTCTGGTCGGCTGCTGA